In a single window of the Anaerocolumna cellulosilytica genome:
- a CDS encoding UDP-N-acetylmuramoyl-L-alanyl-D-glutamate--2,6-diaminopimelate ligase, protein MKLSDLLKKVEYKILEGTVDKDITALIYDSRKASEGCVFVCIPGAVKDGHEFVTEVSAKGAAAVIVEKRVEVPEGVTVIQVPNSRLALACMSAAYFNYPASRLKTIGITGTKGKTTTAYMVKSILEGAGVKTGLIGTIEAIIGEEAIPAGNTTPESYVIQEYFHKMEEAGCDCVVMEVSSQGLMQNRVAGFTFDYGIFTNIEPDHIGPAEHKDFDEYMACKGLLFKNCKVGIANCDDVHMEQVTEGHTCSLETYGTSEKADLQATNIDLHSKDGTLGVSYQVRGLLEMDVMLGVPGKFNVYNSLTAIAICRHFGIEIPVIQKALEAVKVKGRVEPVKVSDNFSMMIDYAHNAMSLESLLSTLKEYNPKRLVCLFGCGGNRSKLRRFEMGEIASKLADLTVVTSDNPRDEEPEAILDDIITGVKKADGAYIAIIDRKEAIRYCMEHAQEGDVIILAGKGHEDYQEIRGVKYKMDERDLICEILAELKAEGKQIL, encoded by the coding sequence ATGAAGTTATCAGATCTTTTAAAAAAGGTAGAGTATAAGATTTTAGAAGGAACAGTGGATAAAGACATAACTGCTTTAATTTATGATTCCAGAAAAGCGTCTGAGGGGTGTGTATTTGTATGTATTCCAGGTGCCGTTAAAGATGGACATGAGTTTGTAACGGAGGTATCTGCAAAAGGAGCAGCAGCCGTCATTGTGGAAAAAAGGGTTGAGGTACCGGAGGGGGTAACGGTGATTCAAGTGCCTAACAGCCGTCTTGCTTTGGCATGTATGTCCGCAGCTTATTTTAATTATCCTGCATCCAGATTAAAAACCATTGGTATTACCGGAACAAAGGGGAAGACAACAACTGCTTATATGGTAAAATCCATTCTTGAAGGTGCCGGTGTAAAAACTGGACTTATCGGTACAATAGAAGCAATCATCGGTGAAGAGGCAATACCGGCAGGGAATACGACCCCGGAATCCTATGTTATCCAGGAATATTTTCATAAAATGGAAGAAGCTGGCTGCGATTGTGTAGTTATGGAGGTTTCTTCACAGGGATTAATGCAAAACCGTGTAGCAGGGTTCACGTTTGATTATGGTATTTTTACTAATATTGAACCGGATCACATCGGCCCGGCAGAACATAAGGATTTTGATGAATATATGGCCTGCAAAGGGTTGTTATTTAAAAACTGCAAGGTAGGAATCGCTAATTGTGATGATGTCCACATGGAGCAGGTAACAGAAGGTCATACTTGTTCGTTAGAAACCTACGGAACCAGTGAAAAGGCTGATTTACAGGCAACGAATATAGACCTTCACAGTAAAGATGGTACACTTGGAGTTTCCTATCAGGTGAGAGGTTTGTTAGAGATGGATGTAATGTTGGGTGTGCCGGGTAAGTTTAATGTCTACAATTCCCTTACAGCAATTGCTATTTGCAGACATTTTGGAATTGAAATACCTGTTATACAAAAGGCACTTGAAGCTGTAAAGGTAAAAGGAAGAGTTGAACCAGTAAAGGTTTCTGATAATTTCTCTATGATGATAGACTATGCTCATAATGCTATGAGTTTAGAAAGTCTGTTATCAACTCTTAAAGAATACAATCCGAAACGGTTGGTCTGCTTATTTGGCTGCGGTGGAAATCGTTCCAAATTAAGAAGATTTGAAATGGGAGAAATAGCATCTAAGCTTGCAGATTTAACAGTTGTAACCTCTGACAATCCTAGGGATGAAGAGCCGGAAGCTATTTTGGACGATATTATAACGGGTGTAAAGAAGGCGGATGGTGCTTATATTGCAATTATTGACAGAAAAGAGGCTATCCGCTACTGTATGGAACATGCACAAGAAGGTGATGTTATTATCTTAGCCGGTAAAGGGCATGAAGATTATCAGGAAATTCGTGGAGTTAAGTATAAGATGGATGAAAGAGATTTAATATGTGAAATACTTGCTGAATTAAAGGCAGAAGGTAAACAGATATTATAG
- a CDS encoding ABC transporter substrate-binding protein, producing MKNMKKVLSLILVLAMCIAALSACSSSGGANESDPGSETVSTDNGEKEILEGEDGEAASTEKVLPPMTTEEITLTYCSWENEVLTKHLAEQFMKKYPNIKVEVVTLALDGYNDSLLNLVATGQMPDAFWILGECDFAINNQLLGDMTEYWENDLEADNVLTTISEGKFGYYGTDKKWATPVKFYPEVVFANKTVFDQLNVEMPSTDWTWEDLVNSIKKMTVPEQGIYGFNQYRTMVTWYPVASDDNVWGEFGWDGTKFDMTNWAEGINIQAELVNGKYHAPGYDTDEAEAAFGDRTMWAAYSGKIAYQFDAWWTFNNLFATKEYLDLGLVYVPYNVPRAKGTSSSHSMGTLDFGGISSATEHPREAYELLKFMNWNEEGWLAKIDAYNTLTNADGTKLSMDALPITLSSTVWEKVREFFPGADDSYGRGPYFDAFLEKCKEPIPYGGTIIPGFGTFIAEGYAGAEDAVLNNGVNAHDLAPDLTEKANTANAAAMEVLKNQ from the coding sequence ATGAAAAACATGAAAAAGGTATTAAGTCTTATTCTTGTGCTTGCAATGTGCATTGCCGCACTGTCAGCATGCAGCAGTTCCGGAGGTGCTAACGAATCAGATCCTGGAAGCGAGACGGTAAGTACTGATAATGGGGAAAAGGAAATTCTAGAAGGAGAAGACGGTGAAGCAGCCAGCACTGAAAAAGTTTTACCACCGATGACTACCGAAGAGATTACATTAACGTACTGCTCCTGGGAGAATGAAGTTCTGACAAAACACTTGGCCGAGCAGTTTATGAAAAAGTATCCTAATATTAAGGTTGAAGTAGTTACCCTTGCCCTTGACGGATATAATGATTCTTTATTAAACTTAGTTGCTACAGGACAAATGCCGGATGCCTTCTGGATTTTAGGAGAATGTGATTTTGCAATTAATAACCAACTTTTAGGTGATATGACAGAATATTGGGAAAATGATTTGGAAGCAGATAATGTATTAACAACAATCTCAGAAGGAAAATTTGGTTATTACGGTACCGATAAAAAATGGGCAACACCTGTTAAGTTTTACCCGGAAGTAGTATTTGCGAATAAAACAGTATTCGATCAGTTAAATGTAGAGATGCCTTCTACCGATTGGACCTGGGAAGATTTGGTGAATTCTATTAAGAAGATGACAGTGCCAGAACAGGGCATCTATGGCTTTAACCAGTATAGAACCATGGTAACCTGGTATCCAGTTGCTTCGGATGATAATGTATGGGGAGAATTCGGCTGGGATGGTACAAAATTCGATATGACGAACTGGGCAGAGGGTATTAATATTCAAGCAGAGTTGGTAAATGGTAAATATCATGCGCCGGGATATGACACAGATGAAGCAGAAGCTGCTTTTGGTGACAGAACCATGTGGGCAGCGTATTCCGGTAAAATTGCGTATCAGTTTGATGCCTGGTGGACGTTTAACAATTTATTTGCAACTAAAGAATACTTAGATCTTGGTCTTGTCTATGTACCTTATAACGTACCAAGAGCCAAAGGAACCTCAAGCAGCCACTCAATGGGAACACTTGATTTTGGCGGAATATCTTCGGCAACGGAGCATCCGAGAGAAGCCTATGAATTATTAAAATTCATGAACTGGAATGAAGAAGGATGGTTGGCAAAGATTGATGCTTACAACACACTGACCAATGCAGACGGAACAAAATTGTCCATGGATGCTCTTCCTATAACTTTAAGTTCTACTGTGTGGGAAAAGGTAAGAGAATTTTTCCCAGGAGCAGATGATTCTTATGGCAGAGGACCGTACTTTGATGCATTCTTAGAAAAATGTAAAGAACCAATTCCATATGGAGGTACTATAATACCTGGCTTTGGTACCTTTATAGCAGAAGGATATGCAGGTGCTGAGGATGCGGTACTTAATAATGGTGTAAATGCGCATGATCTGGCGCCGGATTTGACGGAGAAAGCGAATACAGCCAACGCTGCAGCAATGGAAGTGTTAAAAAATCAATAA
- a CDS encoding TrkA C-terminal domain-containing protein yields the protein MEKKPKITTPRYQQIATDIAAKIVDKQYSVGDKIYARSSLASTYGVSSETARRAISILSDLNIVDTTKGSGVVIKSYENALKFVRQYKDIQTINNLKHEIMESVERQTKELEHFNQSLIKLIDHTDRFRSINPFVPFELEITPETPYLNKTIEEVNFWHNTTATIIAIKRNDSLIMSPGPYAVFMEQDILYFVGDENSQQRARIFMYPDNTSTNK from the coding sequence ATGGAAAAGAAACCTAAAATAACCACTCCAAGATACCAACAGATTGCAACCGATATTGCAGCAAAAATAGTCGACAAACAGTACTCTGTAGGAGATAAGATTTATGCAAGATCTTCCCTTGCCAGTACTTACGGAGTTTCTTCTGAGACAGCAAGGAGAGCTATTAGTATACTGTCTGACCTGAATATTGTAGATACTACAAAAGGCAGCGGAGTCGTGATAAAATCTTATGAAAATGCTTTAAAATTTGTAAGACAGTACAAAGATATACAGACTATAAATAATTTGAAGCATGAGATAATGGAAAGTGTGGAAAGACAGACAAAAGAACTGGAACATTTTAATCAGAGTCTTATTAAATTAATAGACCATACTGACCGTTTCCGTAGCATTAATCCATTTGTACCATTTGAATTAGAGATAACACCAGAAACTCCCTATCTTAATAAAACAATTGAGGAAGTTAATTTCTGGCATAATACCACTGCTACCATTATAGCTATCAAACGCAATGATTCCCTTATTATGTCACCCGGCCCTTATGCAGTCTTTATGGAGCAGGATATTCTCTATTTTGTCGGCGATGAGAACAGCCAGCAACGAGCAAGAATTTTTATGTATCCAGATAATACATCTACGAATAAATAA
- a CDS encoding carbohydrate ABC transporter permease yields MKQKRKMSKLKKRESRMGYVFVAPWIAGAVIFLIIPLIQSFYYGMCNVKITPKGMLFNYVKFQNYTDIFRLDPLFIEDLTGYLLDTLLSVPVIVVFSLIISLLLNGKMKGKGIFRTIYFLPVIVVSGPVMGQLSDQGAASIPAMNVTVIAGVLKDVLPYVIVEPIVGLFNNMIMVLWYSGVQILIFLAAIQKIDSALYEAAKIDGGSAWECFWKITLPTIKPMILLNAVYTVIFLSNNEQNVIITSIYNDMFAINRGYGFASAKAWVYAIVVCLLVALIALVLKNKKDNYLTEVKREKKRIRKLEREREQLKRRQDRRRRFIKREGSH; encoded by the coding sequence ATGAAACAAAAGCGAAAAATGAGTAAACTAAAGAAACGCGAATCCAGGATGGGGTATGTTTTTGTTGCTCCCTGGATAGCGGGGGCGGTTATCTTTTTGATTATTCCTCTAATCCAGTCCTTTTATTACGGCATGTGCAATGTAAAAATCACCCCCAAAGGAATGCTGTTTAACTATGTAAAGTTTCAGAATTATACGGATATTTTCCGTCTGGATCCCTTATTTATAGAAGACCTTACAGGCTACCTTCTGGATACCCTTTTGTCAGTACCGGTAATCGTTGTATTCTCACTAATAATTTCTCTGTTGCTTAACGGAAAGATGAAGGGAAAGGGGATTTTTAGAACAATCTATTTCCTGCCGGTAATCGTTGTAAGCGGTCCGGTTATGGGGCAGCTTAGCGATCAGGGAGCGGCCAGTATACCGGCGATGAATGTAACTGTTATTGCAGGGGTTTTAAAGGATGTGCTGCCGTATGTTATCGTTGAGCCTATTGTTGGACTTTTTAACAATATGATTATGGTACTTTGGTATTCCGGGGTACAGATATTAATTTTCCTGGCTGCCATTCAAAAGATTGACAGTGCTCTTTATGAAGCGGCAAAGATAGACGGTGGTTCTGCCTGGGAGTGTTTCTGGAAGATAACACTGCCTACCATAAAGCCTATGATATTATTAAATGCTGTCTACACAGTAATATTCTTATCTAATAATGAACAAAACGTAATAATTACCTCTATTTATAACGATATGTTTGCCATTAACAGAGGTTATGGATTTGCATCTGCAAAAGCCTGGGTGTATGCCATAGTGGTTTGCCTGCTGGTTGCCTTAATTGCGCTTGTATTAAAGAATAAGAAAGATAACTACCTTACAGAAGTGAAGAGAGAAAAGAAAAGAATTCGGAAGCTGGAAAGAGAAAGAGAACAGTTAAAACGCAGACAGGACAGGCGCAGAAGATTCATCAAAAGGGAGGGGAGCCATTGA
- a CDS encoding UDP-N-acetylmuramoyl-tripeptide--D-alanyl-D-alanine ligase has translation MVALSIKEIADAVEGIIYGDTGVTVTSVSTNSKNLSPDALFVPIIGERTDAHDFMNDAFENGAKACLTSRELEYETDKAYIKVEDTLKALQQLGTYYRNKFSVPVVGITGSVGKTTTKEMIAAALETKYRVLKTEGNMNSQVGLPLMMLRLEPEHEIAVIEMGMSEEGEMGRLADIARPETAVVTNIGVSHIAQLKTRENIRKEKLNIINCFSETSVLFVNGNDDLLCELIPENGKALDELKLGQVTEEKLTGCKRIAYGTASGCTYLAEDIRTQDGGTRFTYKKITYNEQKEEKLLLEEEITLQVLGLHNVYNALAALAVAELYQIPAAVAGEGLKHYLPIAMRGQIKEVNGLTIIDDSYNASPDSMKSGVQVLLALENVRRRVAVLADVKELGEISKQCHYEVGVTISSLKVDALITVGEDAAYIAQAVKDQKSPIETYCFDDNQTVSDFLRSYLKPGDGILVKGSRGMKTDEIVNYLIAHFK, from the coding sequence ATGGTAGCTTTAAGTATAAAAGAGATTGCAGATGCGGTTGAAGGCATTATATATGGTGATACTGGTGTAACAGTCACTTCTGTCAGTACCAATTCAAAAAATTTATCACCGGATGCTTTGTTTGTACCTATTATCGGCGAGAGAACAGATGCACATGATTTTATGAATGATGCCTTTGAAAACGGTGCAAAGGCGTGCTTAACCAGTCGGGAATTAGAGTATGAAACAGATAAAGCCTATATTAAAGTAGAAGATACCCTTAAAGCGTTGCAGCAACTTGGTACCTATTACCGTAATAAATTTTCCGTTCCGGTAGTAGGGATTACAGGAAGTGTGGGTAAAACAACTACCAAAGAGATGATTGCAGCTGCACTGGAAACCAAATACCGTGTATTAAAAACAGAAGGCAATATGAATAGTCAAGTAGGTCTTCCCTTAATGATGTTAAGACTGGAGCCCGAGCATGAAATTGCGGTTATTGAGATGGGGATGAGTGAAGAAGGAGAAATGGGAAGACTTGCAGATATTGCAAGACCTGAAACGGCTGTCGTAACTAATATCGGCGTGTCCCATATTGCGCAGCTAAAAACCAGAGAAAACATTAGAAAAGAGAAACTAAATATTATTAATTGCTTTTCAGAAACTTCGGTACTCTTTGTTAATGGGAATGATGATTTGTTATGCGAGTTGATACCTGAGAATGGCAAGGCTCTAGATGAACTTAAATTAGGTCAGGTGACAGAAGAAAAACTGACCGGTTGTAAAAGAATAGCTTATGGAACGGCATCCGGCTGCACTTATCTGGCTGAGGATATCCGAACACAAGACGGAGGAACTCGTTTTACTTATAAAAAGATAACATATAATGAGCAAAAGGAAGAAAAACTGTTACTGGAAGAAGAGATAACTTTGCAAGTGCTTGGTCTTCATAATGTTTATAATGCCCTTGCGGCGCTTGCGGTTGCGGAGCTGTATCAGATACCGGCTGCTGTTGCAGGGGAAGGGCTGAAACATTATCTGCCCATAGCTATGAGGGGACAGATAAAAGAGGTAAACGGTTTAACTATAATTGATGATTCTTATAATGCAAGTCCTGACTCTATGAAAAGCGGGGTGCAGGTATTACTGGCGCTTGAGAATGTGAGACGTAGAGTTGCTGTACTTGCAGACGTTAAGGAATTAGGAGAAATATCAAAGCAATGCCATTATGAGGTAGGCGTTACCATCAGTTCCTTGAAGGTGGATGCTCTGATAACCGTTGGGGAAGATGCTGCCTATATTGCACAGGCAGTGAAGGATCAAAAATCACCAATAGAAACATATTGCTTTGATGATAACCAGACGGTTTCTGACTTTTTAAGAAGTTATCTAAAACCTGGTGATGGAATACTGGTAAAAGGATCCAGAGGTATGAAGACTGATGAAATTGTGAACTATTTAATAGCTCACTTTAAATAA
- a CDS encoding NUDIX hydrolase: MTEVHFYDSVEDELLKFAVIVSKYQNQWVYCKHKERATFEVPGGHRDSGEDILAAAKRELFEETGAIIYDIYPVCVYSVKNTINKETQNHNEKQELDEESYGMLYFANIKEFGPMPDSEMEKVVFFDSLPENLTYPHIQPKLISKIEEIVNKY, translated from the coding sequence ATGACTGAAGTACATTTTTATGATTCAGTAGAAGATGAACTGCTTAAATTTGCAGTTATTGTATCAAAATATCAAAACCAATGGGTTTATTGTAAGCATAAGGAAAGAGCTACCTTTGAAGTGCCGGGAGGACACCGGGATAGCGGCGAAGATATATTAGCTGCTGCAAAACGGGAACTTTTTGAGGAAACAGGAGCAATAATTTATGATATATATCCAGTATGCGTTTATTCAGTAAAGAATACAATAAATAAGGAGACACAGAATCATAATGAAAAACAGGAGTTAGATGAGGAGTCCTACGGCATGCTGTATTTTGCTAATATCAAAGAATTTGGGCCTATGCCCGATTCTGAAATGGAAAAGGTGGTATTTTTTGATTCACTTCCAGAGAACTTAACGTATCCACACATTCAGCCTAAACTTATTAGTAAGATAGAGGAAATAGTAAATAAATACTAA
- a CDS encoding carbohydrate ABC transporter permease codes for MNTLDAMKMKSNDKVNFIPPTFNKDKFRKVFLGSKDRQGAVPTLIKYVLLIGIGFVYLYPLMYMISTSLMSLDDLLDASIKWIPSNFYIGNYKNAFKVMNFWKSLKDSIILAGLPTLIQVGTCAVIGYGFARFEFRGKKIMLAILLFSFILPAQVTMMPTYVLFTNLKLIGTLHAFNLPALLGQGVKAQIFILIFYQFFKQVPQALIEAAHIDGAGYFKSFFKISLPSATPAILVVFLFSIVWYWNESYLTTLFIAGKGTGSANAWTSLVVELKNFENIYEQYNQGNQQQLGNINESIKMAGTMLSILPLLLMYGFLQKYFVESIDRTGITGE; via the coding sequence TTGAATACATTAGATGCAATGAAAATGAAAAGCAATGATAAAGTAAATTTTATACCTCCCACATTTAATAAAGACAAATTCAGAAAGGTTTTCCTTGGTTCTAAAGACAGACAGGGAGCCGTACCGACACTGATTAAGTATGTCTTGTTGATTGGGATTGGCTTTGTGTACCTCTATCCGCTTATGTATATGATTAGCACCAGTCTAATGTCCTTAGATGATCTTTTGGATGCTTCCATAAAGTGGATTCCTTCTAACTTTTATATTGGCAATTATAAAAATGCTTTTAAAGTAATGAATTTTTGGAAGTCTTTAAAAGACAGTATCATCCTCGCAGGTCTCCCAACCTTGATACAGGTGGGAACTTGTGCAGTGATAGGTTATGGTTTTGCCAGATTTGAATTCCGAGGCAAAAAAATTATGCTGGCAATCCTGTTGTTTTCTTTTATACTGCCGGCTCAGGTAACTATGATGCCTACCTATGTATTGTTTACGAATTTAAAGCTTATTGGTACACTGCATGCATTTAATCTTCCGGCATTACTGGGGCAAGGTGTAAAGGCACAGATATTTATATTAATATTCTATCAGTTCTTTAAGCAGGTACCACAGGCCTTGATTGAAGCTGCTCATATTGATGGTGCGGGGTATTTTAAATCCTTTTTCAAGATATCCCTGCCTTCTGCCACACCGGCAATTCTGGTCGTATTTTTATTCTCCATTGTCTGGTATTGGAATGAATCCTATTTAACAACCTTATTTATAGCAGGAAAAGGAACCGGAAGTGCCAATGCCTGGACCTCACTGGTTGTGGAACTTAAAAATTTTGAAAATATATATGAGCAGTACAATCAGGGAAACCAGCAGCAATTGGGGAATATTAATGAATCTATAAAAATGGCCGGTACCATGTTAAGTATCTTGCCCTTGTTGTTAATGTATGGTTTTTTACAAAAGTATTTTGTGGAAAGCATCGACCGTACGGGGATTACAGGAGAATAA
- the priA gene encoding replication restart helicase PriA, with product MSIKYADIIVDISHENLDKTYQYSIPEELLAKAVIGARTLVPFGKGNRFIKGYIVNISSKPNWKVEAIKPIHEIITDALVIESQLIHLAYWIKETFGATMNDALKTVIPVKKSVKAKEKKSIRLIAATEEAHEFLELSKKKNNRGRVRLLEELLKEKELDYDLAVNKLNIARQTIKDLEHIGIITTDAKRLYRNPVQATASNRKDIILSPEQKQIVEDIINKYREGIYTACLLHGVTGSGKTEVYIEIIAEVISQGRQVIMLIPEIALTYQTVMRFYNRFGDRVSIMNSRLSQGERYDQYLRAKNGDIDIMIGPRSALFTPFEDLGLIIIDEEHEGSYKSEHPPKYHAREVAIERARLSGAGVILGSATPSLEAYYKALQGEYILYTLPTRNGDGCLPDIWVEDLREELKKRNKSIFSIRLKELMLDRLQKKEQIMLFINRRGYAGFVSCRSCGYVMKCPHCDISLTAHNNGKLVCHYCGHEAAMPDKCPSCSSKYIASFGTGTQKVEEMVRKEFPGARILRMDMDTTKQKDGHEKILAAFSNQEADILVGTQMIVKGHDFPRVTLVGILAADLSLYASDYRASERTYQLLAQAAGRAGRGKLPGEVVIQTYQPEHYSIVAASHNDYEGFYRQEMNYRKMLMYPPAAHILAVLIAAKDEGKGLLASELISGATKEWLSAEGFEKETVVIGPAPASLSRANDIYRFMLYIKQLEYRVLIGLKNYLEGYINYSEQFNGCTVQFDFDPMNSY from the coding sequence GTGTCAATTAAATATGCAGATATTATTGTGGACATATCCCATGAAAACCTGGATAAAACCTATCAGTATTCTATACCGGAGGAGCTTCTTGCGAAGGCGGTTATTGGAGCAAGGACATTAGTACCCTTTGGCAAAGGGAATCGTTTTATAAAAGGATATATTGTTAATATATCCAGCAAACCCAATTGGAAGGTAGAGGCCATTAAACCAATTCATGAGATTATAACCGATGCATTGGTGATTGAAAGTCAGCTAATACACCTTGCATATTGGATTAAGGAAACCTTTGGTGCTACCATGAACGATGCATTAAAGACGGTTATACCGGTTAAAAAGTCTGTAAAAGCAAAGGAAAAGAAAAGTATTCGCCTAATAGCTGCAACAGAGGAAGCACATGAATTCTTAGAACTTTCAAAAAAGAAGAATAACCGTGGCAGGGTCAGGTTATTAGAAGAGCTTCTTAAGGAAAAAGAACTGGATTATGATTTGGCAGTCAACAAACTAAACATAGCCAGACAGACTATCAAGGACCTGGAACATATAGGTATCATTACTACTGATGCTAAAAGACTTTACCGGAATCCGGTACAGGCAACTGCATCAAATCGAAAGGATATTATATTATCACCGGAGCAAAAGCAAATTGTGGAGGACATTATTAATAAATACAGGGAGGGTATTTATACGGCCTGCCTGCTGCATGGAGTTACCGGCAGCGGTAAAACAGAAGTCTATATTGAAATTATAGCAGAGGTAATATCACAGGGGAGGCAAGTTATAATGCTGATTCCGGAAATTGCACTAACTTATCAGACGGTTATGCGGTTTTATAATCGGTTTGGTGACAGAGTCTCTATCATGAATTCAAGACTTTCTCAGGGAGAACGGTATGACCAGTATCTGCGGGCGAAGAATGGTGACATTGATATTATGATAGGTCCCAGGTCAGCCTTATTTACTCCTTTTGAGGATTTGGGTTTAATTATTATTGATGAAGAACATGAGGGAAGTTATAAGAGTGAGCATCCGCCTAAATATCATGCCAGAGAGGTGGCAATAGAACGGGCAAGGCTTTCCGGTGCCGGTGTGATACTTGGATCAGCTACCCCGTCTTTAGAAGCCTATTATAAAGCACTGCAAGGAGAATATATATTATATACTCTGCCAACAAGAAACGGAGATGGCTGCCTGCCGGATATATGGGTGGAGGATCTAAGGGAAGAATTAAAAAAGAGAAATAAATCTATATTTAGCATAAGATTAAAAGAACTTATGCTAGACAGACTTCAAAAGAAAGAGCAGATTATGCTTTTTATTAACAGGCGTGGCTATGCCGGCTTTGTATCCTGTCGTAGCTGTGGATATGTTATGAAATGTCCTCACTGTGATATCTCCCTGACAGCTCATAATAACGGGAAGCTGGTATGTCATTATTGCGGACATGAAGCCGCAATGCCGGATAAATGCCCTTCCTGTAGTTCAAAGTACATTGCCTCCTTTGGGACAGGTACCCAGAAAGTAGAGGAGATGGTAAGAAAAGAATTTCCTGGAGCAAGGATACTGCGAATGGATATGGATACAACAAAACAAAAGGATGGTCATGAAAAGATATTAGCAGCATTTTCTAACCAGGAGGCAGATATACTGGTAGGTACCCAGATGATTGTTAAAGGGCATGATTTTCCCAGAGTAACTCTGGTAGGAATATTAGCTGCAGATTTATCCCTTTACGCTTCTGACTACAGAGCTTCTGAACGGACGTATCAGCTGTTAGCTCAGGCGGCAGGAAGGGCAGGAAGAGGGAAACTTCCGGGAGAAGTAGTTATACAGACATATCAGCCGGAGCATTACAGCATTGTAGCTGCTAGTCATAATGATTATGAGGGATTTTACAGACAGGAAATGAATTATCGCAAAATGCTTATGTATCCGCCGGCGGCTCACATTCTGGCGGTATTAATTGCAGCTAAAGATGAAGGAAAGGGCTTGTTGGCATCTGAATTAATAAGCGGTGCAACAAAAGAGTGGCTTTCTGCGGAAGGCTTTGAGAAAGAAACGGTTGTAATCGGGCCTGCTCCGGCGTCACTTTCCAGAGCGAATGATATATATCGCTTTATGCTATATATAAAACAATTAGAATACAGAGTTCTCATTGGATTGAAAAACTATCTGGAGGGGTATATTAATTATTCAGAACAATTTAATGGATGTACGGTACAATTCGATTTTGACCCAATGAACAGCTATTAA
- a CDS encoding zinc ribbon domain-containing protein — MFFIMGISSGEKKINFVQTFVCNVCGQFGRYEVFMTYTCLSLFFIPVLRWNKQYYIKSSCCSTIYSIEKELGKRIQRGEPVTLLESDLTIAYTGNNRFSSKQCPTCGRISDPEDSFCSKCGSCL, encoded by the coding sequence ATGTTTTTTATTATGGGAATATCTTCTGGAGAGAAAAAAATTAATTTTGTTCAGACCTTTGTCTGTAATGTTTGTGGGCAATTCGGCAGATATGAAGTATTTATGACCTATACCTGCCTGAGCCTGTTCTTTATCCCCGTACTTCGCTGGAACAAGCAATACTACATTAAATCTTCCTGCTGTAGTACTATATATTCCATAGAAAAGGAACTAGGAAAAAGAATTCAAAGGGGAGAGCCGGTAACTCTTTTAGAGAGTGACTTAACGATAGCCTACACAGGTAATAATCGTTTTTCTTCAAAACAATGCCCGACCTGCGGCCGCATATCCGACCCAGAAGATTCTTTTTGTTCTAAATGTGGAAGCTGTTTATAA